One stretch of Mycolicibacterium fallax DNA includes these proteins:
- a CDS encoding MerR family transcriptional regulator — translation MAEYRIDDLAREAGTTTRNVRVYQENGLLTRPQRRGRVSIYTDRHLRQLQAITRLLGEGFTVKHILKFLTGLQRGQPLVEVLNLADLEELVTSPWSQPESRTMSLAQLQDQLGELPPAILRRLCSSGAIEPIGDGTDYLVPDHRAIDDYAALISRGMPLTEALKAAAATDRKLDAAARTIVGHGRAEIARQRGDGWYPADDAEIAWAADIIAVMRRVAARSAHASLDRALEVAVRAELQRYNEAAAAKGTD, via the coding sequence GTGGCCGAGTACCGGATCGACGACCTGGCGCGGGAGGCCGGCACGACGACCCGCAACGTGCGGGTGTATCAGGAGAACGGCCTGCTGACCCGTCCGCAGCGCCGCGGCCGGGTGTCGATCTACACCGACCGGCACCTGCGCCAGTTGCAGGCCATCACCCGGCTGCTCGGCGAGGGCTTCACCGTCAAGCACATTCTGAAGTTCCTGACCGGCTTGCAGCGCGGGCAGCCCCTGGTGGAGGTGCTCAACCTGGCCGACCTGGAGGAACTGGTCACCTCGCCGTGGTCGCAGCCGGAGTCCCGGACGATGTCGCTGGCGCAGTTGCAGGACCAGCTCGGCGAGTTGCCGCCGGCCATCCTGCGGCGACTGTGCAGCAGCGGGGCGATCGAACCGATCGGCGACGGGACCGACTACCTGGTGCCGGACCACCGGGCGATCGACGACTACGCCGCACTCATCTCCCGCGGCATGCCGCTGACGGAGGCGCTGAAGGCCGCCGCGGCGACCGACAGGAAGCTTGACGCCGCCGCGCGCACCATCGTCGGTCACGGCCGTGCCGAGATCGCCCGGCAACGCGGTGACGGCTGGTATCCGGCCGACGACGCCGAAATCGCCTGGGCGGCCGACATCATCGCGGTGATGCGCCGGGTCGCCGCCCGGTCCGCGCACGCCAGCCTGGATCGGGCACTGGAGGTCGCCGTGCGCGCCGAGTTGCAGCGCTACAACGAGGCGGCCGCCGCCAAAGGGACGGACTGA
- a CDS encoding SDR family NAD(P)-dependent oxidoreductase, translating to MSLPTPTPGNRAVVTGASSGIGAALAEGLARRGYSLILVARRADRLRTLADRLSAAHGVTVEVRGCDLGDRDQRRQLADELASRDIAILCNNAGFASYGDLAQLDPEREADQVELNSVAVHHLTLAVLPGMVQRNAGAILITGSTAGNQPGPGNATYAATKAFANTFAESLRTELSGTGVGCTLLAPGPVRTEFGDVAELSNLDKLLPDALWVTAEDAAEAALAGLAKGKRRVVPGAFAKAQTVSGQYTPRAVIGPVLRAVYRKIT from the coding sequence ATGAGCCTGCCCACACCCACCCCCGGCAACCGCGCCGTGGTCACCGGCGCGTCCTCCGGGATCGGCGCCGCGCTCGCCGAGGGTCTGGCCCGACGCGGATACTCGCTGATCCTGGTCGCCCGCCGCGCGGACCGGCTGCGCACACTCGCCGACCGGCTCAGCGCCGCACACGGTGTCACCGTGGAGGTACGCGGCTGCGACCTGGGTGATCGCGATCAACGCCGCCAACTCGCCGACGAACTGGCCTCGCGCGACATCGCGATCCTGTGCAACAACGCCGGATTCGCCAGCTACGGCGACCTGGCCCAGCTCGACCCCGAACGCGAAGCCGACCAGGTTGAGCTCAATTCCGTGGCCGTACATCACCTCACCCTCGCGGTCCTGCCCGGGATGGTGCAGCGCAACGCCGGTGCCATCTTGATCACCGGCTCCACCGCCGGCAATCAGCCCGGCCCCGGCAACGCCACCTACGCCGCGACCAAGGCCTTCGCCAACACCTTCGCCGAGTCACTGCGCACCGAGCTGTCCGGCACCGGCGTCGGCTGCACGCTGCTCGCACCCGGCCCGGTGCGCACCGAGTTCGGGGACGTCGCGGAACTGTCGAATCTCGACAAGCTGCTGCCCGACGCACTGTGGGTGACCGCCGAGGATGCCGCCGAGGCGGCCCTGGCCGGCCTGGCCAAGGGCAAACGCCGGGTGGTGCCGGGCGCGTTTGCCAAGGCGCAGACGGTCAGCGGCCAGTACACCCCCCGCGCGGTGATCGGTCCGGTGCTGCGCGCGGTCTACCGGAAGATCACCTGA
- a CDS encoding flavin-containing monooxygenase: MTLSVAIIGAGFAGIGAAIRLRDRGITDFEIYERDTRVGGTWRDNTYPGAACDIPSHLYSYGFAPKPDWSRTYSGSAEILDYIDEMVDTFGIGPHLRFGHTVTGISYDAQAGEWTVSFADRDPVRARSVIVASGPLANASFPDIPGIDDYRGNKIHSARWDHDYDFAGKRVAVVGTGASGVQIIPELVKVAESVKVFQRTPGWVLPRVNGHTSGAVRKMFSDVPLLPKLIRSAWYWGHESMAVGLVWDTPFTRLVEAVSALNLRLQVADPWLRRQLTPDFSAGCKRLLMTSDYYPALQADNCKLVTWPIARMSEHGIRTVEGIEHRFDAIVFATGFDVSKAGTPFPVTGVDGRDLASEWSGGAFAYRSVAVSGYPNLYFTFGPNSGPGHNSALVYMEAQIDYIVEAISRLQNFGWRSLEVRREAQDRFNADIQRRLRSTTWNSGCQSWYLTDDGFNATMFPGFATQYVNQLKTLDLQDFRITAARTETATATAG; the protein is encoded by the coding sequence ATGACTTTGTCCGTGGCCATCATCGGCGCCGGGTTCGCCGGGATCGGCGCCGCGATCCGGCTCAGGGATCGCGGCATCACCGATTTCGAGATCTACGAGCGCGACACCCGCGTCGGCGGCACCTGGCGGGACAACACCTACCCCGGTGCGGCATGTGACATCCCGTCGCACCTCTACTCGTACGGCTTTGCGCCCAAGCCGGACTGGTCGCGCACCTACTCCGGCAGCGCCGAGATCCTCGACTACATCGACGAGATGGTCGACACCTTCGGCATCGGCCCGCACCTGCGCTTCGGGCACACCGTGACCGGGATCAGCTACGACGCGCAGGCCGGCGAGTGGACCGTGAGCTTCGCCGACCGGGATCCGGTGCGGGCCCGCAGCGTCATCGTCGCCTCCGGCCCGTTGGCCAACGCCAGCTTTCCGGACATCCCCGGCATCGACGACTACCGGGGCAACAAGATTCACAGCGCGCGCTGGGACCACGACTACGACTTCGCGGGCAAACGCGTCGCGGTCGTCGGCACCGGCGCCAGCGGCGTGCAGATCATCCCCGAGTTGGTGAAGGTCGCCGAGTCGGTCAAGGTGTTCCAGCGCACCCCCGGCTGGGTACTGCCCCGGGTCAACGGGCACACCAGCGGCGCGGTCCGGAAGATGTTCTCGGACGTGCCGCTGTTGCCGAAGCTGATCCGGTCGGCCTGGTATTGGGGTCACGAGTCGATGGCCGTGGGCCTGGTCTGGGACACCCCGTTCACCCGCCTCGTCGAGGCGGTGAGCGCGCTCAACCTGCGCCTGCAGGTTGCCGATCCGTGGCTGCGCCGGCAGCTGACCCCGGATTTCTCCGCCGGCTGCAAGCGCCTGCTGATGACCAGCGACTACTACCCGGCGCTGCAGGCCGACAACTGCAAGCTGGTGACCTGGCCGATCGCCCGGATGTCCGAGCACGGCATCCGCACCGTGGAGGGCATCGAGCACCGGTTCGACGCCATCGTGTTCGCCACCGGATTCGACGTCTCCAAGGCCGGGACCCCGTTCCCGGTCACCGGCGTCGACGGCCGGGACCTGGCATCGGAGTGGAGCGGCGGCGCATTCGCCTACCGCAGCGTCGCGGTGTCGGGGTACCCGAACCTGTACTTCACCTTCGGACCGAACTCCGGCCCGGGCCACAACTCCGCGCTGGTGTACATGGAGGCCCAGATCGACTACATCGTCGAGGCGATCTCCCGGCTGCAGAACTTCGGCTGGCGGTCCCTCGAGGTGCGACGCGAGGCCCAGGACCGTTTCAACGCCGACATCCAGCGGCGGCTGCGCTCCACTACCTGGAATTCCGGCTGCCAGAGCTGGTATCTGACCGACGACGGCTTCAACGCGACGATGTTCCCCGGCTTCGCCACCCAGTACGTCAACCAGCTCAAGACGCTGGACCTGCAGGATTTCAGGATCACCGCCGCGCGAACCGAAACTGCCACCGCCACCGCCGGATAG
- a CDS encoding TetR/AcrR family transcriptional regulator, with protein MSETATRRNRPYAARMAPAQRREQLLDSVLDIITTDGVGAVSMDGVARHAGVSRPVVYGLFADADDLLRGSLNREERHALAQLADALPLPAHDAAPPARGGLTAALTGLADTFLRAIAEAPQRWRAIYLISDSGTPALHKRVQRARAAVIGQVEQAMRAADAVDPAADHDLLAHYLLAAFWDSGRLLLTDPGDYPHERLLDALRQLITALLASAAE; from the coding sequence ATGAGTGAGACCGCCACGCGGCGCAACAGGCCGTATGCCGCGCGGATGGCGCCGGCCCAGCGCCGCGAACAGCTGCTGGATTCGGTGCTCGACATCATCACCACCGACGGTGTCGGTGCGGTCAGCATGGACGGGGTGGCCCGGCACGCCGGCGTCAGCCGCCCGGTGGTCTATGGCCTGTTCGCCGATGCCGATGACCTGCTGCGCGGCTCGCTGAACCGGGAAGAGCGCCACGCCCTCGCCCAGTTGGCCGACGCGCTACCCCTGCCGGCCCACGATGCGGCGCCGCCGGCCCGCGGCGGGCTGACAGCTGCACTGACCGGGCTGGCGGACACCTTTCTGCGCGCGATCGCCGAAGCCCCGCAGCGGTGGCGGGCCATCTATCTGATCAGTGACAGCGGAACCCCCGCACTGCACAAGCGGGTGCAGCGGGCCCGCGCGGCCGTCATCGGCCAGGTCGAGCAGGCGATGCGCGCGGCCGACGCCGTCGACCCGGCCGCCGACCACGACCTGCTCGCGCACTATCTGTTGGCCGCCTTCTGGGATTCCGGCCGGCTGCTGCTCACCGATCCCGGCGACTACCCACACGAGCGATTGCTCGACGCACTGCGGCAGCTGATCACCGCACTGCTTGCGTCGGCCGCCGAGTGA
- a CDS encoding alpha/beta hydrolase fold domain-containing protein, with protein sequence MPDRASPRAVASATATRWTLGSLTDVVPMNRPGVQFSRGLVATIMGTLGSMPAGTRVIPVRAPGLRGEWVLAPGVEFGPRAGYYVHGSAYAICSARTHRKLVARLSQATGLPMFVVDYRLAPEARFPAAADDVEAGYRWLLSQHYAASDIVIGADSAGGHLTLDLLLTHADEPNFQPAAVALFSPLVDLTLGLARGAEQVRRDPAMSATAAHRLVSLYTDGHDHDHPRLRLDFTQAAKLPPVLTQVGGFEMLRADARHLHAGITDAGGTSVLEVWPGMVHVFQALPRLVPEARPALHRAAAFLADAPGGRSDRREEVC encoded by the coding sequence GTGCCCGACCGCGCATCGCCGCGGGCGGTGGCCTCGGCCACCGCCACCCGGTGGACGCTGGGCAGCCTCACCGACGTTGTCCCGATGAACCGGCCCGGCGTGCAGTTCAGCCGCGGGCTGGTCGCCACCATCATGGGCACGCTCGGGTCGATGCCCGCAGGGACCAGGGTCATCCCGGTCCGTGCCCCGGGCCTGCGCGGCGAATGGGTCCTGGCACCGGGCGTCGAGTTCGGTCCCCGGGCCGGCTACTACGTGCACGGCAGCGCCTACGCGATCTGCTCGGCCCGCACGCACCGCAAACTCGTCGCCCGACTGTCCCAGGCCACCGGCCTGCCGATGTTCGTCGTCGACTACCGGTTGGCGCCGGAAGCCCGCTTCCCGGCCGCCGCCGACGACGTCGAGGCCGGCTATCGCTGGCTGCTGTCGCAGCACTACGCGGCCTCCGACATCGTGATCGGCGCCGACTCCGCGGGCGGCCACCTGACCCTGGACCTGCTGCTGACCCACGCCGACGAGCCGAACTTCCAGCCGGCCGCGGTCGCACTGTTCTCCCCGCTGGTGGACCTCACCCTCGGGCTGGCCCGGGGCGCCGAGCAGGTGCGCCGCGACCCGGCGATGTCGGCGACCGCCGCGCACCGACTGGTGAGCCTGTACACCGACGGCCACGATCACGACCACCCGCGGCTGCGGCTGGACTTCACCCAGGCGGCGAAGCTGCCGCCGGTGCTGACCCAGGTCGGCGGATTCGAGATGCTGCGGGCCGACGCCCGGCACCTGCACGCCGGGATCACCGACGCCGGCGGCACCAGCGTGCTGGAGGTCTGGCCGGGCATGGTGCACGTCTTCCAGGCGCTGCCGCGCCTGGTGCCCGAGGCCCGGCCGGCGCTGCACCGGGCCGCGGCGTTTCTCGCCGACGCGCCCGGCGGCCGCTCCGATCGCCGAGAAGAGGTGTGCTGA
- a CDS encoding carboxymuconolactone decarboxylase family protein — protein MSDETHNHDLLATVNAQGRALRALIPGVYQGFAATHKAAMADGALPTKTKELIALAIGVTNRCDGCIASHARGSARAGATKEEVAEALGVAILMNGGHSTVFGPRAFAAFCEFADAGK, from the coding sequence ATGAGCGATGAAACCCACAACCACGACCTGCTCGCCACCGTCAACGCCCAGGGCCGGGCGCTGCGCGCCCTGATCCCGGGCGTCTACCAGGGCTTCGCCGCGACCCACAAGGCCGCGATGGCCGACGGCGCGCTGCCGACCAAGACCAAGGAGCTGATCGCGCTGGCGATCGGCGTGACCAACCGCTGCGACGGCTGCATCGCCTCGCACGCGCGCGGTTCGGCGCGCGCCGGCGCCACCAAGGAGGAGGTCGCCGAGGCGCTCGGCGTCGCGATCCTGATGAACGGCGGACATTCCACCGTCTTCGGTCCGCGCGCCTTCGCCGCGTTCTGCGAATTCGCCGACGCCGGGAAATAG
- a CDS encoding reductase: MAMDLDSMLQMIKDRQWALADIDWDAPGADLIEPELWAKLKPFMSDLMWIENVGARGFAALAKKAPTPTLKSIYEHFHAEEQKHANAELALMRRWGMLDDDEIPSPNVNVQLVINWLDKHSDGMGLTFLGTVIPMLEVALDGALIKFITEEVNDPVAQEVFKRINSDESRHLAVDFEVMDLLGQSDMHKLLIELVGGWINPTFLIGVLSYFPLLNKMRDNIVDMGVNEERLYQAMRRFQSVGERSAFARRLPMYRIVSWQARKVIDRGSKYHWLADSLVKVTSVIPMSLVQNTPTWSQELTYEPVA; this comes from the coding sequence GTGGCGATGGATCTGGACAGCATGCTGCAGATGATCAAGGACCGGCAGTGGGCGCTGGCCGACATCGATTGGGACGCCCCCGGTGCCGACCTGATCGAACCCGAGCTGTGGGCCAAGCTCAAGCCGTTCATGTCCGATCTGATGTGGATCGAGAACGTCGGCGCCCGGGGCTTCGCCGCGCTGGCCAAGAAGGCGCCGACCCCGACGCTCAAGAGCATCTACGAGCACTTCCACGCCGAGGAGCAGAAGCACGCCAACGCCGAGCTGGCGCTGATGCGCCGGTGGGGCATGCTCGACGACGACGAGATCCCCAGCCCCAACGTGAACGTGCAGCTGGTGATCAACTGGCTGGACAAGCACTCCGACGGGATGGGTCTGACGTTCCTGGGCACCGTCATCCCGATGCTCGAGGTGGCGCTCGACGGTGCGCTGATCAAGTTCATCACCGAGGAGGTCAACGACCCGGTGGCCCAGGAAGTGTTCAAGCGGATCAACTCCGACGAATCCCGGCACCTCGCGGTCGATTTCGAGGTGATGGACCTGCTCGGACAGTCCGATATGCACAAGCTGCTCATCGAGCTGGTCGGCGGCTGGATCAATCCCACCTTCCTGATCGGGGTGCTGAGCTACTTCCCGCTGCTGAACAAGATGCGCGACAACATCGTCGACATGGGCGTCAACGAGGAGCGGCTGTACCAGGCCATGCGCCGCTTCCAGAGCGTCGGTGAGCGCAGCGCATTCGCCCGCCGGCTGCCGATGTACCGGATCGTCTCGTGGCAGGCCCGCAAGGTCATCGACCGCGGCTCCAAGTACCACTGGCTGGCGGACTCGCTGGTCAAGGTCACCAGCGTCATCCCGATGTCGCTGGTGCAGAACACCCCCACCTGGTCGCAGGAACTCACCTACGAGCCGGTCGCCTGA
- a CDS encoding SDR family NAD(P)-dependent oxidoreductase — MFVLDGLRNVLRTDRRCTGARAVVTGAGSGIGRSFALELARRGGEVICADIDPTRAAETVALIDALPTGSGHAVQCDVSDRAAVQKLAATADEIFGGPPTLVINNAGVGIGGKPVGDIGFADWDWALGINLWGVVYGCEVFTPLLRAAGRGGIINVASAAGFAAAPSMAAYNVSKAGVMSLSETLAAELDGTDLAVTVLCPTFVKTNVFDDGRITPGSMNLSKQLARWTGLSADNVAARTLDAHNAGRLYVLPQLDATVIWHLKRHFPALYARGAGLLGRLLPAH, encoded by the coding sequence ATGTTTGTCCTCGACGGCCTGCGCAACGTGCTGCGCACCGACCGACGGTGCACCGGGGCCAGGGCGGTGGTCACCGGCGCCGGCAGCGGCATCGGCCGATCCTTCGCGCTGGAACTCGCCCGCCGCGGCGGCGAAGTGATCTGCGCCGACATCGATCCCACCCGGGCCGCGGAAACGGTGGCCCTGATCGATGCGCTCCCGACGGGCTCCGGGCACGCCGTGCAGTGCGACGTGTCCGACCGCGCGGCGGTGCAGAAACTGGCCGCGACGGCGGACGAGATCTTCGGCGGTCCACCCACCCTGGTGATCAACAACGCCGGCGTCGGCATCGGCGGAAAACCCGTCGGCGACATCGGTTTTGCGGACTGGGACTGGGCGCTGGGGATCAACCTGTGGGGCGTGGTCTACGGCTGCGAGGTCTTCACCCCGCTGCTGCGGGCGGCCGGCCGCGGCGGGATCATCAATGTGGCGTCGGCCGCGGGCTTCGCCGCCGCACCGTCGATGGCCGCCTACAACGTGTCCAAGGCCGGGGTGATGTCGCTGTCGGAAACCCTGGCCGCCGAGCTCGACGGCACCGACCTCGCGGTGACCGTGCTGTGCCCGACGTTCGTCAAGACCAACGTGTTCGACGACGGCCGCATCACGCCCGGCTCGATGAACCTGAGCAAGCAGCTGGCCCGCTGGACCGGGCTGTCGGCCGACAACGTCGCGGCTCGCACCCTCGACGCGCACAACGCCGGCCGGCTCTACGTCCTGCCGCAGCTCGACGCCACCGTCATCTGGCACCTGAAACGACACTTCCCCGCGCTCTACGCGCGCGGCGCGGGCCTGCTCGGCCGGCTGCTGCCCGCGCACTGA
- a CDS encoding redoxin domain-containing protein, giving the protein MTLLLVGFVGGLLAAISPCVLPVLPIVLLGGATGSHGAPEDPAPRPWARPVAIVAGLTLSFTLFTLFGAVLLHLLHLPAGLLRWLGIGTLALLGVAMLVPAVERLLERPFALIPQARLARTRGGVGGGFVLGLALGAVYVPCAGPVLAAIAIAGAGGQLGWPTLALTLGFAAGTAVPLLAIALAGGRLRTRARFLATRARAVRAVAGVAMIALAVALAANLTDVIARKVPDYTKAIGAALPAAVVAAPRVGGTGSLQDCQDDAYRGTSALSDCGPAPEFAGIERWLGGGPLTMAGLRGQVVLIDFWAYSCINCQRELPHVQAWYQRYRPLGFQVVGVHTPEYAFERVPANIADGAARLGLTFPVAVDNDYRTWTAYQNIAWPAGYLVDAAGVIRRVNFGEGDYAETESDIRALLAAAHPGVELPAPTDLPDTTPRDRRQTPELYLGANRARAFAGGTLPLGTDAFTATAPPAPNTFALSGTWTVGEESLTAGEDAAITLSYHAAKVYLNTSGTGTLTTSDGGHTATLNVAGVPNIHPVLDRSAAGPGTLRIAVSPGLSVYSFTFG; this is encoded by the coding sequence GTGACCCTGCTGTTGGTCGGCTTCGTCGGCGGACTGTTGGCGGCCATCTCCCCCTGCGTGCTGCCGGTGCTGCCGATCGTGCTGCTCGGCGGAGCGACCGGCAGCCACGGGGCACCGGAGGATCCGGCACCCCGGCCGTGGGCGCGACCGGTTGCCATCGTCGCCGGCCTGACCCTGAGTTTCACGCTGTTCACCCTGTTCGGCGCCGTGCTGCTGCACCTGTTGCACCTGCCGGCCGGGCTGCTGCGCTGGCTCGGCATCGGGACCCTGGCGCTGCTCGGGGTGGCGATGCTGGTGCCGGCCGTTGAACGGCTGCTGGAACGCCCGTTCGCGCTGATCCCGCAGGCCCGGCTGGCCCGTACCCGCGGCGGCGTCGGCGGCGGTTTCGTGCTCGGGTTGGCGCTCGGCGCGGTGTACGTGCCGTGCGCCGGGCCGGTGCTCGCGGCGATCGCGATCGCCGGGGCGGGCGGGCAACTCGGCTGGCCCACCCTCGCGCTGACCCTGGGATTCGCCGCCGGGACGGCGGTGCCGCTGCTGGCGATCGCGCTGGCCGGCGGCCGGCTGCGGACCCGGGCCCGCTTCCTGGCGACCCGGGCCCGCGCGGTGCGGGCGGTGGCCGGGGTGGCGATGATCGCGCTGGCGGTCGCGCTGGCCGCGAACCTGACCGACGTGATCGCACGCAAGGTGCCCGACTACACCAAGGCGATCGGGGCGGCGCTGCCCGCGGCGGTGGTCGCGGCGCCGCGGGTCGGCGGCACCGGCTCACTGCAGGACTGCCAGGACGACGCCTACCGGGGCACCTCCGCGTTGAGCGACTGCGGGCCGGCCCCGGAGTTCGCCGGGATCGAGCGCTGGCTCGGCGGCGGACCGCTGACCATGGCCGGGCTGCGCGGGCAGGTGGTGCTGATCGATTTCTGGGCCTACTCGTGCATCAACTGCCAGCGCGAACTGCCGCATGTGCAGGCCTGGTACCAGCGCTACCGGCCGCTGGGGTTTCAGGTCGTCGGCGTGCACACCCCCGAGTACGCCTTCGAGCGGGTCCCGGCCAACATCGCCGACGGCGCGGCCCGGCTCGGCCTGACCTTCCCGGTCGCCGTCGACAACGACTACCGCACCTGGACGGCCTACCAGAACATCGCCTGGCCGGCCGGCTACCTGGTGGATGCCGCCGGGGTGATCCGCCGGGTCAACTTCGGCGAGGGTGACTACGCCGAGACCGAGTCCGACATCCGTGCGCTGCTGGCCGCCGCGCACCCCGGCGTCGAGCTGCCGGCGCCGACCGATCTGCCGGACACCACGCCGCGCGACCGCCGCCAGACCCCGGAGCTCTACCTGGGCGCCAACCGGGCCCGGGCGTTCGCCGGCGGCACGCTGCCGCTCGGCACCGATGCCTTCACCGCAACCGCGCCCCCGGCGCCGAACACCTTCGCCCTCTCCGGCACCTGGACGGTCGGCGAGGAGTCCCTGACCGCCGGCGAGGATGCGGCGATCACGCTGAGCTATCACGCCGCGAAGGTGTACCTGAACACCTCGGGCACCGGCACCCTCACCACCAGCGACGGTGGGCACACCGCGACGCTCAACGTGGCGGGGGTGCCGAACATCCATCCGGTGCTCGACCGCTCGGCCGCCGGCCCCGGAACGCTGCGGATCGCGGTGTCACCGGGGTTGAGCGTCTACTCGTTCACCTTCGGCTGA
- a CDS encoding NADH:flavin oxidoreductase/NADH oxidase family protein yields the protein MTDLLQETVTLPCGATLSNRIAKAGMSEQLAGRDGAVTDELIRLYERWARSGAGLLITGNVVIDRAALVEPRNVIVEGAAALPGLRRWADTVQKTPTALWMQINHPGRVATVPFTRRPVGPSALREPVPGFNLRTPRELTVADIETLIAGYARTAALAVEAGFDGVQIHAAHGFLLSQFLSPLANTRSDRYGGDAARRRRMLLETVAAVREAVGPAVPVGVKLNSADFQHGGFTEEESLDVARALADAGVDLLEISGGNYAVPAMEGVAHGAGDEGYFKDYATKVRAAVPIPLMLTGGLRTRAAMREVVAAGIDMVGIARPMAFVPDYPARILADGTEPALPAGPRALGYRPLDGYLQLASHNHQFHRMAAGLDPQRKTRIGTVIKALTRIGVAGATQISVPRSRR from the coding sequence ATGACCGATCTGCTCCAGGAAACCGTCACACTGCCTTGTGGCGCAACACTTTCCAACCGCATCGCCAAGGCCGGGATGAGTGAACAGCTGGCGGGCCGCGACGGCGCCGTCACCGACGAACTGATCCGACTGTATGAGAGGTGGGCGCGCAGCGGCGCCGGTCTGCTGATCACCGGCAACGTCGTCATCGACCGCGCCGCACTGGTCGAACCCCGCAATGTCATCGTCGAAGGCGCCGCCGCACTGCCCGGACTGCGCCGCTGGGCCGACACCGTGCAGAAAACCCCGACCGCGCTGTGGATGCAGATCAACCATCCCGGCCGGGTCGCCACGGTGCCGTTCACCCGTCGTCCGGTGGGCCCGTCCGCGCTGCGTGAACCGGTGCCCGGTTTCAACCTGCGCACCCCGCGTGAGCTGACGGTCGCCGACATCGAGACGCTCATCGCCGGCTACGCGCGTACCGCGGCGCTGGCCGTCGAGGCCGGCTTCGACGGCGTGCAGATCCATGCCGCACACGGATTTCTGCTGTCGCAGTTCCTCTCTCCCCTGGCCAACACCCGCAGCGACCGCTACGGCGGTGACGCCGCGCGGCGCCGCCGCATGCTGTTGGAGACCGTCGCCGCCGTGCGGGAGGCGGTCGGCCCGGCGGTGCCCGTCGGGGTGAAGCTGAACTCCGCCGATTTCCAGCACGGCGGGTTCACCGAGGAGGAATCCCTCGACGTGGCCCGGGCACTGGCCGACGCCGGGGTCGACCTGCTGGAGATCTCCGGTGGCAACTATGCCGTTCCGGCGATGGAGGGCGTCGCGCATGGCGCCGGCGACGAGGGCTACTTCAAGGATTACGCCACGAAAGTCCGCGCGGCCGTGCCGATTCCGCTGATGCTCACCGGCGGGCTGCGCACCCGCGCGGCCATGCGCGAGGTCGTCGCGGCAGGCATCGACATGGTCGGGATTGCCCGCCCGATGGCGTTCGTACCCGACTACCCCGCCCGGATCCTGGCCGACGGGACCGAACCCGCGCTGCCCGCCGGTCCGCGCGCCCTCGGATACCGCCCGCTGGACGGCTACCTGCAACTGGCCAGCCACAACCATCAATTCCACCGGATGGCAGCCGGGCTGGACCCGCAGCGCAAAACCCGGATCGGCACCGTCATCAAGGCCTTGACCCGCATCGGGGTGGCCGGGGCAACCCAGATCAGCGTTCCGCGGTCCCGCCGCTAG
- a CDS encoding amidohydrolase family protein, whose protein sequence is MTTGRRVFDAHLHIVDPRFPLVPNDGYLPPEFTVADYRRRVHDLGVCGGAVVSGSFQAFDQACLIEALRSLPGDFVGVTQIPADTPDRRITELDGLGIRAVRFNVRRGGSASIDDLAALARRVHDLAGWHAELYIDSRDLDALAPTLAGLPAVSVDHLGLSAAGLPALLRLVESGARVKATGFGRADLDPVTAMRAVLDVDPHALMFGTDLPSTRAPRPFRDDDLDLVAEAAGEQLADVLWHNAARFYRLPDQSPASAARNPSEA, encoded by the coding sequence GTGACGACCGGCCGCCGGGTGTTCGACGCCCACCTGCACATCGTCGATCCACGATTCCCGCTGGTGCCCAACGACGGCTACCTGCCGCCGGAGTTCACCGTCGCCGACTATCGGCGCCGGGTGCACGACCTCGGGGTTTGCGGCGGGGCGGTGGTGTCCGGGTCGTTCCAGGCGTTCGACCAGGCCTGCCTGATCGAGGCGCTGCGGTCACTGCCCGGCGACTTCGTCGGCGTCACCCAGATCCCGGCCGACACCCCGGACCGGCGGATCACCGAGCTCGACGGGCTGGGGATCCGGGCGGTGCGGTTCAACGTGCGCCGCGGCGGGTCGGCGTCGATCGACGACCTGGCGGCGCTGGCCCGCCGGGTGCACGATCTGGCCGGCTGGCACGCCGAGCTGTACATCGATTCCCGCGACCTCGACGCGCTGGCGCCGACGCTCGCCGGACTGCCCGCCGTCAGCGTCGACCACCTCGGCCTGAGCGCCGCGGGCCTGCCGGCGCTGCTGCGCCTGGTCGAATCCGGCGCCCGGGTGAAGGCCACCGGATTCGGCCGGGCCGACCTGGACCCGGTGACCGCGATGCGCGCGGTCCTGGACGTCGACCCGCACGCGCTGATGTTCGGCACCGATCTGCCCTCGACCCGGGCACCGCGGCCGTTCCGCGACGACGATCTGGACCTGGTCGCCGAGGCCGCCGGGGAGCAGCTCGCCGACGTGCTGTGGCACAACGCGGCGCGGTTCTACCGGCTGCCGGATCAGTCGCCGGCCAGCGCGGCCCGGAACCCCTCGGAGGCGTAG